The Candidatus Limnocylindrales bacterium genome has a segment encoding these proteins:
- a CDS encoding ABC transporter permease codes for MFERIKYMLFKEFIQIFRDPRMKFVIFVAPVVQVLVFGYAATNDIRQVPIAVYDLDNSVTSRELIARFVRSGYFNIVTFVQDERHATTLIDRDKIRAVLRMNKGFEEDVGAGRTAQLQVIVDGTDSNMAGIVLNYSTRIVEQFSQEILTTRLMRLQGPVRTPGQIEVQTRTWFNENLESRNFYVPAIIANLVLLMTMLLTSMAVVREKEIGTLEQILVTPITPVEFILGKTTPFILIGFANVSLITGVGVFWFKVPIRGSLILLFFATALYLMTTLGVGLLISTISQTQQQAMMSSFFFTFPAMLLSGFMFPITSMPQVIQWLTYLNPLRYFLVIIRGIFLKGVGVSILWPQMVVLALIGLTVLGLASRRFQKTLT; via the coding sequence ATGTTTGAACGCATAAAATACATGCTCTTCAAGGAGTTCATCCAGATCTTTCGAGATCCACGGATGAAGTTTGTTATATTCGTGGCACCTGTGGTTCAGGTCCTGGTGTTTGGATATGCCGCAACAAACGATATACGACAGGTTCCCATTGCGGTTTACGATCTTGATAATAGCGTAACCAGTCGAGAACTCATAGCCCGTTTTGTGAGATCGGGTTATTTTAATATTGTGACGTTCGTTCAGGATGAGCGTCATGCCACTACGTTAATAGACCGTGATAAGATCCGGGCTGTGCTTCGTATGAATAAAGGTTTCGAAGAGGATGTGGGAGCCGGAAGGACGGCCCAACTTCAGGTGATTGTAGATGGAACGGATTCCAATATGGCAGGAATCGTACTCAATTACAGTACCAGGATTGTCGAGCAGTTCTCACAGGAGATTTTAACCACAAGGCTCATGCGGCTTCAAGGCCCGGTCCGAACTCCCGGGCAAATAGAGGTGCAAACCCGGACCTGGTTCAATGAGAACCTTGAGAGTCGTAATTTTTACGTGCCTGCCATCATCGCCAACCTCGTTTTACTCATGACCATGTTGTTGACGAGTATGGCCGTTGTGCGTGAGAAGGAGATCGGTACCCTGGAGCAGATTCTTGTCACTCCCATCACCCCAGTGGAGTTCATCCTGGGTAAGACCACTCCTTTCATCCTCATTGGTTTTGCCAATGTAAGTTTAATTACAGGGGTGGGGGTATTCTGGTTTAAGGTACCCATCCGGGGAAGTCTGATATTGCTTTTCTTTGCCACAGCCCTTTACTTGATGACGACGTTAGGGGTGGGACTTTTGATTTCAACCATCAGTCAGACTCAACAGCAGGCTATGATGAGTTCTTTTTTCTTTACTTTTCCGGCGATGCTCTTGTCGGGATTCATGTTTCCAATTACCAGTATGCCTCAAGTCATCCAGTGGCTAACTTATCTGAACCCTCTGAGGTATTTCCTGGTCATTATTCGGGGTATCTTCCTTAAAGGGGTAGGAGTGAGCATTCTTTGGCCTCAAATGGTCGTATTAGCCCTCATAGGCCTTACCGTACTGGGGTTGGCATCGCGAAGATTCCAGAAAACCCTTACCTGA